A window of Chitinivibrio alkaliphilus ACht1 genomic DNA:
GCTACAGCTGTTATGGTTTCTTGGGGGCTTCTCCTGCGTGATGCCCTGAGCTGAGCTCCCGTGTTTTTTCCTATGAGATAAAAAAACTAAAAGCGGTGTGTTCTTTGAAAATTTTTGGAGGTCCGTGAGTTTTGCTCTCTGGGACATCTCCTGGAGAGGGTTGCCAGAAGAGCTGTCAGAATGATTACCCGTGCTTAAAAGGATTACGACTTGTTGCCCTTTTGGTGGTGTTATGTTTTTTCTAAGGGGTGGTAGAATGCTCACCTTAATTATGGATAGGTACGTTCTCTATATTTCCCCCAACGGCTTCTTCCTCATACCGGTACAATAGACTATTTTACTGTATTCCCATTTCCCGTTTTTACAGAGTGAATATTTTATTACTTCGTGGTAGGATGTTCACTTCTATGAAAAGGCATTCCCCCACACAGAAAGGATGATACATGACAATCTTCACAGAATCTTTTTGGATCGATCAATGGAATCAACTCAACGCCACCCGTTCCTCCCAACGTGGGTGGGCGAATGCCGCTGTATGGAATTCTATGGCAGAATCGTACGGATCGCGCGATGAATCATGGCGTAGAGCTCGCAAGAATGAAGTGCAGAAGCTTGTAGACCAAGGCATCATCTTTCCGGGGGCAAAAGTTCTCGACATCGGGTGTGGCCCCGGATCCCACGGTATTTTCTTTGCCGAAGCAGGGTGCGAAGTAGTCGCCGTGGACATCTCCGAAAAAATGATTGAGCGATTTGAAAGCGAAATACCAGCACATCTTACATCTCAGGTAGAGTGTCGTGTGTGTAACTGGCACGAGATGGATCCCGATCAGGAAAAATTTACTCGGGCCTTTGATCTGGTTTTTGCCAATATGACCCCCGCTATTGGCAGTGCAGATGACCTCATGCGTCTGATTCACTGTTCCAGAGGGTGGTGTCATTGGGCGGGCTGGGCAGGAGTCCGCCGTGATTTTCTCATGGAAGACATTCGGAGAGAACTCTCCATAGGAAATCAGGGGGCCTTTGAAGGAAATGCGCTTTACGTATTCAATCTATTAGTCTCGAAGGGGTACTTCCCGGATCTCTCCTTCACCGAGCGGAACTTCACCCGTGATGTTTCCGTAGAAAAAATGACGGAGCAAGCAGCAGCAATACTCTCTACGGAATCACATATACCCGCAGAGGAGCTTCGTCCCCGCATTGCAACCTATCTGCGATCCATCGCTTGTGACGGTGTTATCCAGCGAAAATCAATGGGGCGATCCGGCGCCATGCGTTGGGCAATCAACTAAGCATTTCCCCGTGAAGAGATGCATCCTCTTTTCACGGGGGATTTTTTTGGTGGCGTCGCTCAGTAGTACGTGGTAATGCCCATGGGGGGAAGAGTTACTCCGTCATGGGGCGAACAACTCTGAATCCACGAGCAGATGAGACTCTTGTTGGACCCACAAACCTTCTTCTACCTTTTCGAAGTTCCATTGCAGAAGATTCAAATGAACCGCCGCGACGTACCTTGCTAGAACCGCTTGATGGGCCGGGAGGGTTTTCCCGTGGGGAACTTTTGTAATAATCCTGATGATACCAGTCATTACACATTTCCCACACATTCCCCGCCATATCATAGAGTCCGAAATCATTTGGTTCTTTTGATCCCACCGGTGCAGGTCTGCCGTTACTGTTGGCCCAGTATACGGCATAGGTATCCACGATATGGGATGCGGAATCCTCTACTGGT
This region includes:
- a CDS encoding class I SAM-dependent methyltransferase, yielding MTIFTESFWIDQWNQLNATRSSQRGWANAAVWNSMAESYGSRDESWRRARKNEVQKLVDQGIIFPGAKVLDIGCGPGSHGIFFAEAGCEVVAVDISEKMIERFESEIPAHLTSQVECRVCNWHEMDPDQEKFTRAFDLVFANMTPAIGSADDLMRLIHCSRGWCHWAGWAGVRRDFLMEDIRRELSIGNQGAFEGNALYVFNLLVSKGYFPDLSFTERNFTRDVSVEKMTEQAAAILSTESHIPAEELRPRIATYLRSIACDGVIQRKSMGRSGAMRWAIN